One part of the Pseudemcibacter aquimaris genome encodes these proteins:
- a CDS encoding phytoene desaturase family protein, which yields MNNQSYDAIIVGGGHNGLVCAAYLAKSGKKAVVLEANAEVGGGAVTGALAGGKKVSSCAYFLNQLNGKVSKDLNLSSHGLKMAATDVSTIALNAGGDHLYLTKNTAKGGGISEADAANYTTFKNLIHEYANTLGFLVDLPPFDIFDMDWDDKVAALKLGWKMRFGLGAEKMSEFLRMIGMNIRDVLDDEFDNELLKGAMAFDAVLGTHTGPFSAGNFLTYLYRFAAGNDGALDVPEGGMGSVTQAMAKAAVASGAEIRTDARVASIDVDNCAVSGVTLENGEVLSSATVVSNAHIKTTVLDLVGTKNFEADFVKRTTDVRSRGSAAKLHISLKDVPEFTGLSADDLKSRLVIAPSQMEVERAYNHIKYREYSQRPMMEITIPTLVDGTLADQGHVLTATVQYAPYEPKGGWTDAARADFLDICISRIAEYAPNIREQIEEAELLTPLDLEQRFGLVGGNWHHGELTLDQMLMLRPVPEASRYALPLDGMYLCGASAHPGGGVMGAAGRNAAQAIIKGDA from the coding sequence ATGAATAATCAATCATATGATGCCATTATTGTTGGTGGTGGTCATAACGGACTAGTGTGCGCGGCGTACCTAGCAAAATCAGGTAAGAAAGCCGTTGTGCTTGAGGCAAACGCAGAAGTGGGTGGCGGTGCTGTAACCGGTGCGCTTGCGGGTGGTAAAAAAGTTTCATCATGTGCATACTTTTTAAACCAGCTGAATGGGAAAGTTTCAAAAGATCTGAACCTTTCATCGCATGGCTTAAAGATGGCGGCGACAGATGTATCAACGATTGCGCTTAATGCGGGTGGTGATCATCTTTACTTAACGAAAAACACTGCAAAAGGTGGTGGTATTTCAGAAGCAGATGCGGCCAATTACACGACTTTCAAAAACCTTATCCACGAATACGCAAATACGTTAGGGTTTCTTGTTGATCTTCCGCCATTTGATATTTTTGATATGGATTGGGATGATAAGGTTGCGGCACTTAAGCTTGGTTGGAAAATGCGTTTCGGCCTTGGTGCAGAAAAAATGTCAGAATTCCTTCGTATGATCGGAATGAATATCCGTGACGTACTTGATGACGAATTTGATAATGAACTGCTTAAAGGGGCAATGGCCTTTGATGCTGTGCTTGGTACACATACAGGGCCATTTTCTGCGGGTAATTTCCTGACTTATCTTTACCGCTTTGCGGCGGGTAATGACGGTGCACTTGATGTGCCGGAAGGCGGCATGGGTTCAGTGACCCAGGCCATGGCAAAAGCTGCTGTCGCATCCGGTGCGGAAATCAGAACGGACGCGCGTGTTGCAAGTATTGATGTTGATAACTGCGCCGTATCCGGTGTCACACTTGAAAATGGTGAGGTTCTGTCATCAGCAACGGTTGTTTCCAATGCACATATCAAAACAACAGTTCTTGATCTTGTTGGTACAAAGAATTTCGAAGCTGATTTCGTGAAAAGAACAACAGACGTTCGTTCCCGTGGTTCTGCGGCGAAGCTTCATATTTCATTAAAAGATGTTCCTGAATTTACAGGATTGTCAGCGGATGATCTAAAAAGCCGTTTGGTGATTGCGCCAAGTCAAATGGAAGTTGAGCGTGCCTATAATCATATCAAGTATCGTGAGTATTCCCAGAGGCCGATGATGGAAATAACCATCCCGACATTGGTTGACGGAACGCTTGCTGATCAGGGTCATGTATTAACAGCAACCGTTCAATATGCGCCATATGAACCAAAAGGTGGCTGGACAGATGCGGCAAGAGCAGATTTCCTTGATATTTGCATTAGCCGTATCGCGGAATATGCACCAAATATCAGAGAGCAGATTGAGGAAGCAGAGCTTCTAACACCGCTCGATCTTGAACAACGTTTCGGACTTGTTGGTGGTAACTGGCATCATGGTGAATTGACACTGGATCAAATGTTGATGCTTCGTCCGGTTCCGGAAGCATCACGTTACGC